A single window of Paenibacillus sp. SYP-B4298 DNA harbors:
- a CDS encoding polysaccharide deacetylase family protein yields MIGGAVIIRRLGYAATDRLLIINADDFGLTQGTNEAIVSLFESNSITSASIMMPCPESNEAIAATHQYGIRSIGIHLTLTSDLLSRYTPIYNQQTLHSLVEADGKFHTDVAILEHNADEHEVRMELDAQIQSALLQGIDPTHLDSHAGSIMGLATGRDFLELTFDLCEKYGLPFNLPTRLIEQPFLTTDQLRMFRNRITSAWDRKIVLIDDIVSLPYCVHPSPTYDKMKIQLGQMLKNIKPGITQLTIHPSKLTDRLRSITNCYHEREIEHRLLQDRDIQQLIDREQIKLISWKDIRDLQRSS; encoded by the coding sequence ATGATAGGAGGAGCCGTTATCATTCGAAGATTAGGCTATGCCGCTACTGATCGATTGTTGATCATCAATGCAGACGATTTCGGACTGACCCAGGGAACGAATGAAGCTATAGTGAGCTTGTTTGAAAGCAACTCCATTACCTCTGCCTCGATCATGATGCCTTGCCCCGAGTCCAACGAGGCTATAGCGGCAACCCATCAATACGGGATACGAAGCATCGGAATTCATCTGACACTGACAAGTGATTTGCTCTCTCGCTACACGCCCATCTATAATCAACAAACTTTGCATAGTTTAGTTGAAGCAGATGGTAAATTTCACACAGACGTCGCCATATTGGAACACAATGCCGATGAACATGAAGTCCGAATGGAATTGGACGCTCAGATTCAAAGTGCTCTCTTACAGGGCATTGATCCCACCCATCTTGATAGCCATGCGGGCAGTATTATGGGATTAGCTACAGGCAGGGATTTTTTGGAGCTTACTTTTGATTTATGCGAAAAGTACGGTCTGCCATTTAATCTGCCTACCCGATTAATAGAACAGCCCTTCCTGACTACAGATCAATTAAGGATGTTTCGTAACAGGATCACTTCGGCATGGGATAGAAAGATCGTATTAATTGATGACATCGTTTCGCTTCCTTACTGCGTTCACCCCTCACCTACATACGACAAAATGAAGATACAGTTAGGCCAGATGTTAAAGAATATAAAGCCTGGGATCACCCAATTAACCATACATCCGTCAAAATTAACCGATCGGTTACGATCCATAACGAACTGTTATCACGAACGAGAAATCGAGCACCGTCTACTTCAGGATAGGGATATTCAGCAATTAATTGACAGGGAACAGATTAAGCTTATATCATGGAAAGACATTCGAGACCTTCAACGAAGCTCCTAG
- a CDS encoding non-canonical purine NTP pyrophosphatase, whose protein sequence is MKLTGSTIIVATQNKGKVREFAHAFAKLGMEVKSMFDFDNLPEIVEDGETFYDNALIKAKAVGERLGVPVLADDSGLCVDALGGEPGVYSARYAGEGAGDGANNRKLLEELGKRSAERSGQWNAELIMPTDLEALSSARFVCSLVVYDPVQRQIYHADGACEGYIINKPLGEGGFGYDPLFWVPAFGRTMGQLTTDEKQSVSHRGLALAKLIQELAPDL, encoded by the coding sequence GTGAAGCTGACTGGAAGCACGATCATCGTCGCTACCCAGAACAAGGGCAAGGTGAGGGAGTTCGCTCACGCCTTCGCCAAGCTGGGGATGGAAGTCAAGAGCATGTTCGACTTTGACAACCTGCCCGAGATTGTGGAGGACGGCGAGACGTTCTATGACAATGCGCTGATTAAGGCGAAGGCAGTTGGCGAGCGTCTGGGCGTGCCCGTGCTCGCGGATGACTCCGGGCTGTGCGTTGATGCGCTGGGCGGCGAGCCGGGCGTCTACTCGGCGCGCTATGCAGGAGAAGGAGCAGGCGATGGAGCCAACAACCGCAAGCTGCTGGAGGAGCTCGGCAAGCGGTCGGCGGAGCGCTCAGGCCAGTGGAATGCGGAGCTGATTATGCCCACCGATCTTGAGGCGCTGAGCAGTGCGCGCTTTGTATGCAGTCTGGTCGTGTACGATCCGGTGCAGCGTCAGATCTATCATGCCGATGGCGCCTGTGAGGGATACATCATTAACAAGCCGCTCGGCGAGGGGGGCTTCGGCTATGATCCGTTGTTCTGGGTGCCTGCGTTCGGGCGGACGATGGGACAGTTGACCACCGATGAGAAGCAGTCGGTCAGCCATCGCGGACTCGCATTGGCGAAGTTGATTCAGGAGCTGGCTCCTGATCTGTAA
- the rph gene encoding ribonuclease PH, producing MRTDGRLPNQIRPVTFVIHPNKHAEGSVWIEVGDTKVLCTASVEERVPPFLKGQGKGWINAEYAMLPRATQVRNQREAARGKLTGRTMEIQRLIGRSLRSIVDLQALGERTITLDCDVIQADGGTRTTSITGAFVALALAIHKLSSTVNFVKYPITDYLASVSVGIHQNQTLLDLNYEEDSKAKVDMNVVMTGTGKFVEVQGTGEEAPFSRDELNQLLQSAELGIHELIDRQKEVLGEAGLRIGGSTL from the coding sequence ATGAGAACGGATGGAAGACTTCCCAATCAGATTCGGCCGGTGACCTTCGTCATTCATCCGAACAAGCATGCCGAAGGCTCGGTATGGATCGAGGTAGGCGATACGAAGGTGCTGTGTACAGCATCGGTGGAGGAGCGGGTTCCCCCATTTCTGAAAGGACAGGGCAAGGGATGGATTAACGCGGAGTATGCGATGCTGCCCAGGGCGACGCAAGTCAGAAATCAGCGGGAGGCAGCGCGCGGCAAGCTGACGGGCCGAACGATGGAGATTCAACGGCTGATCGGCAGGTCGCTGCGCTCCATCGTGGATCTGCAGGCGCTTGGCGAGCGCACGATCACGCTGGATTGCGATGTCATCCAGGCGGACGGGGGGACTCGCACGACCTCGATTACGGGCGCGTTCGTCGCGCTGGCGCTGGCCATTCACAAGCTTAGCTCGACCGTCAACTTCGTAAAGTACCCGATTACAGATTATTTGGCGTCCGTCAGTGTCGGCATTCATCAGAACCAGACGCTGCTCGACCTGAACTACGAGGAAGACTCGAAGGCGAAGGTGGATATGAATGTCGTGATGACGGGCACGGGCAAGTTTGTCGAGGTGCAGGGCACAGGAGAGGAGGCCCCGTTCTCGCGGGACGAGCTGAATCAACTGCTGCAGTCGGCAGAGCTGGGCATTCATGAGCTGATTGACAGACAGAAGGAAGTGCTGGGCGAAGCCGGGCTGCGAATCGGAGGGAGCACACTGTGA
- the asnB gene encoding asparagine synthase (glutamine-hydrolyzing), with protein sequence MCGITGWIDWTANLLHESESLEKMTDTLAPRGPDASGTWITTHCALGHRRLSVMDPANGAQPMIRQSGDDTYVIVYNGELYNAPELKKELEQHGRRFTTTCDTEVLLYAYIEWGKACLDRFNGIFAFAIWNSKEESLFLARDRVGVKPLFISRINGRFLFGSEPKAILAHPAVSTDVGAEGIAEIFMNGPARTPGQGVYKHLSELLPGQCMTVDRAGVQLRTYWKLENKPHTDNAEQTAEHVRWLLEDTVHRQLASDVPVGTLLSGGLDSSALTSIAAAYYTKQGLGAIDTFSVDFTDNDKHFQAHAFQPNSDAPFIHVMSDYLGSRHTFIEFDTPELTNALDAAVEARDLPGMADVDGSLYMFCREIKKGVTVAISGEAADEIFGGYPWFHREEALNADTFPWALSATMRAGLLSPDVASWIKPLDYVRDRYHDAVAEVPRQDGDTPQQQRMRRMSYLNITRFMPTLLDRKDRMSMAVGLEVRVPFCDHRLVEYVYNIPWEIKTSGGQEKGILRRALEGILPDDILNRKKSPYPKTYHPSYLHSVRTRLTAILDNPSSPLLSLINVPHLRKLMESTDASSNLPWFGQLMSGPQLFAYLIQVNHWLEHYRISIK encoded by the coding sequence TTGCATGAGAGCGAGAGCCTAGAGAAGATGACGGACACACTCGCGCCGCGCGGGCCGGATGCGTCTGGAACATGGATTACAACCCACTGTGCGCTCGGGCATCGCAGATTAAGTGTGATGGACCCGGCTAACGGCGCGCAGCCCATGATACGTCAATCAGGCGATGATACGTATGTGATCGTATATAATGGCGAGCTATATAATGCCCCCGAGTTAAAAAAAGAGCTGGAGCAGCATGGCCGCCGCTTCACAACCACCTGTGATACGGAAGTGCTGCTCTATGCCTACATCGAGTGGGGCAAGGCATGTCTGGACCGCTTCAACGGCATCTTCGCCTTCGCGATCTGGAACAGTAAGGAAGAGAGCCTGTTCCTCGCCCGTGACCGCGTCGGAGTAAAGCCGCTGTTCATTAGCCGAATCAACGGGCGGTTTCTATTCGGGTCGGAGCCCAAGGCGATCCTTGCTCATCCGGCGGTCTCCACCGATGTCGGCGCGGAAGGGATCGCTGAGATCTTCATGAACGGCCCGGCCCGCACACCCGGTCAGGGAGTCTATAAGCATCTGTCCGAGCTGCTGCCCGGACAGTGTATGACGGTTGACCGCGCTGGCGTGCAGCTCCGCACATATTGGAAGCTCGAGAACAAGCCTCATACGGATAACGCAGAGCAGACCGCCGAGCATGTCCGCTGGCTGCTGGAGGATACCGTTCATCGGCAATTGGCCTCTGATGTGCCGGTGGGCACGCTGCTATCTGGCGGTCTGGACTCCAGCGCGCTGACCTCCATCGCAGCCGCCTACTACACCAAGCAAGGACTGGGCGCCATCGATACCTTTTCCGTCGATTTCACGGACAATGACAAGCACTTTCAAGCGCATGCCTTCCAGCCCAACTCGGATGCCCCGTTCATACATGTCATGTCGGATTACCTGGGCTCCCGCCATACCTTTATCGAGTTCGACACCCCTGAGCTGACGAATGCTCTGGATGCGGCTGTTGAAGCCAGGGATTTGCCGGGAATGGCTGATGTCGATGGCTCGCTATACATGTTCTGCCGGGAGATCAAGAAGGGGGTGACCGTCGCCATCTCGGGCGAGGCAGCCGATGAGATCTTCGGCGGCTATCCATGGTTTCATCGCGAGGAGGCGCTGAATGCCGATACCTTCCCCTGGGCACTATCAGCCACGATGCGCGCCGGCCTCCTGTCCCCGGATGTCGCCTCATGGATTAAGCCGCTCGACTACGTGCGCGACCGCTATCATGACGCCGTGGCAGAGGTGCCCAGGCAGGACGGAGACACGCCACAGCAGCAACGCATGCGCCGGATGTCCTACCTCAATATCACCCGCTTCATGCCCACACTGCTTGACCGCAAGGATCGGATGAGCATGGCGGTTGGCCTGGAGGTGCGTGTTCCCTTCTGCGACCATCGGTTGGTTGAATATGTATATAACATTCCATGGGAAATCAAAACCTCCGGCGGGCAGGAGAAAGGCATCCTGCGGCGGGCACTGGAGGGCATTCTGCCAGATGACATATTAAATCGCAAAAAAAGTCCCTACCCCAAAACCTATCATCCGAGCTACCTGCACAGCGTCCGCACCCGGCTTACTGCGATTCTCGATAATCCATCCTCGCCGCTGCTGTCGCTAATCAACGTGCCCCACTTACGCAAGCTGATGGAGTCCACAGATGCCTCCTCCAACCTCCCATGGTTCGGGCAGCTTATGTCCGGCCCGCAGTTGTTCGCGTATTTGATTCAGGTTAATCATTGGCTGGAGCACTACCGAATCTCGATTAAGTAG